From a region of the Sphingopyxis sp. YR583 genome:
- the map gene encoding type I methionyl aminopeptidase, producing MYDYVSVTAADAAAPARVRDGTIKLHDEAGFAGMRKAGRLSAEILDALVPFVQPGVTTAAIDDLVRTMMLDGGGIPATLGYRGFTHSCCTSINHVVCHGIPDDKPVREGDIVNIDVTSIVDGWHGDTSRMYLVGDVPIKAKRLVEVTYECLMLGIEQAKPGNRMGDVAHAIQQHAERHRYSVVRDFCGHGLGQMFHDAPEVVHAGRPGTGPELRPGMFFTIEPMINTGKYAVKMLADGWTAVTRDRSLSAQFEHSIGITETGCEIFTASPKGLNAPPWA from the coding sequence ATGTACGACTATGTCTCCGTAACCGCCGCCGACGCTGCGGCCCCCGCCCGCGTTCGCGACGGCACGATCAAGCTCCACGACGAGGCGGGCTTTGCCGGCATGCGCAAGGCCGGCCGCCTGTCGGCCGAAATCCTCGACGCGCTCGTTCCCTTCGTCCAGCCGGGCGTGACGACGGCGGCGATCGACGACCTCGTCCGCACGATGATGCTCGATGGCGGCGGCATCCCCGCGACATTGGGCTACCGCGGCTTCACGCACAGTTGCTGCACCAGCATCAACCATGTCGTCTGCCATGGGATTCCCGACGACAAGCCGGTGCGCGAGGGCGATATCGTCAACATCGACGTCACCAGCATCGTCGACGGCTGGCACGGCGACACCAGCCGCATGTATCTGGTCGGCGACGTGCCGATCAAGGCGAAGCGCCTCGTCGAAGTCACTTACGAGTGCCTGATGCTCGGAATCGAGCAGGCGAAGCCCGGCAACCGCATGGGCGACGTCGCACACGCGATCCAGCAGCATGCCGAGCGCCACCGCTATTCGGTCGTCCGCGATTTCTGCGGCCACGGCCTCGGCCAGATGTTCCACGACGCCCCCGAAGTGGTCCACGCCGGCCGCCCCGGCACCGGTCCCGAACTTCGCCCCGGCATGTTCTTCACGATCGAGCCGATGATCAACACCGGCAAATATGCGGTGAAGATGCTCGCCGACGGCTGGACCGCGGTGACGCGCGACCGCTCGCTCTCGGCGCAGTTCGAACACAGCATCGGCATCACCGAAACCGGCTGCGAAATCTTCACCGCCAGCCCCAAGGGTCTGAACGCGCCGCCTTGGGCCTGA
- the clpA gene encoding ATP-dependent Clp protease ATP-binding subunit ClpA translates to MPSFSESLEKTLHNALKAASERHHEYATLEHLLYALIDDDHAAEVMRACGVALDDLQSAVVHYLDTELDSLKVEGHSDPSPTSGFQRVVQRAILHVQSSGKDEVTGANVLVALFSERESYAVYFLQQQDLTRLDAVSYLSHGVGKGGKPSPQAEPEEKEEAKEKADGKSKKETALDQFTVNLNEKAKVGKVDPLIGRSAEVDRTIQILCRRSKNNPLYVGDPGVGKTAIAEGLARKIIEGDVPEVLLPAVIYSLDMGALLAGTRYRGDFEERLKQVVTELEGLPHAILFIDEIHTVIGAGATSGGAMDASNLLKPALSGGVIRCIGSTTYKEFRNHFEKDRALLRRFQKIDVIEPSLEDTKKILAGLRSAFEAHHQVRYTQEAINAAVDLSARYINDRKLPDKAIDVIDEVGAMQMLVAPSKRKKTITAKEIEAVIATMARIPPKSVSTDDKATLASLETDLKRVVFGQNTAIEVLSSAIKLSRAGLRDPDKPIGNYLFSGPTGVGKTEVAKQLASIMGIPLQRFDMSEYMERHSVSRLIGAPPGYVGYDQGGLLTDAIDQNPHCVLLLDEIEKAHPDLFNILLQVMDHGRLTDHHGKTVDFRNVILIMTTNAGASDMAREGIGFGAFTREDVQEEAVKNLFTPEFRNRLDAIVPFGYLPPEVVARVVDKFILQLELQLADRNVHIQLDDAAREWLTGKGYDKLYGARPMGRLIQEKIKQPLAEELLFGKLVHGGEVKVKMKTGEDAKVGNPLTFEITPAAPKAGKGKAKGKAEKAAE, encoded by the coding sequence ATGCCGTCTTTTTCGGAAAGCCTCGAAAAGACCCTCCATAACGCGCTAAAGGCCGCTTCGGAGCGCCACCACGAATATGCGACGCTCGAGCATCTGCTCTACGCGCTGATCGACGACGATCATGCCGCCGAAGTGATGCGCGCCTGCGGCGTCGCGCTCGACGACCTGCAATCGGCCGTCGTCCACTATCTCGATACCGAACTCGACAGCCTGAAGGTCGAGGGCCACAGCGATCCGTCGCCGACGTCGGGCTTCCAGCGCGTCGTCCAGCGTGCGATCCTGCATGTCCAGTCGTCGGGCAAGGATGAGGTGACGGGCGCCAACGTCCTCGTCGCGCTCTTCTCCGAACGCGAAAGCTATGCCGTCTATTTCCTGCAGCAGCAGGATCTGACGCGTCTCGACGCGGTCTCCTACCTCAGCCACGGGGTCGGCAAGGGCGGCAAGCCCTCGCCGCAGGCCGAGCCCGAGGAGAAAGAAGAAGCGAAGGAAAAGGCCGACGGCAAGTCGAAGAAGGAAACCGCGCTCGACCAGTTCACCGTCAACCTCAACGAGAAAGCCAAGGTCGGCAAGGTCGACCCGCTGATTGGCCGTAGCGCCGAAGTCGATCGCACGATCCAGATCCTCTGCCGCCGCAGCAAGAACAACCCGCTCTATGTGGGCGATCCCGGCGTCGGCAAGACCGCGATCGCCGAAGGCCTCGCGCGCAAGATCATTGAGGGCGACGTGCCCGAGGTGCTGCTGCCCGCGGTCATCTATTCGCTCGACATGGGCGCGCTGCTCGCCGGGACTCGTTACCGCGGCGATTTCGAGGAACGGCTGAAACAGGTCGTGACCGAACTCGAAGGCCTGCCGCACGCGATCCTGTTCATCGACGAGATCCACACCGTCATCGGTGCGGGTGCGACGAGCGGCGGCGCGATGGACGCGTCGAACCTCCTGAAACCCGCCTTGTCGGGCGGCGTGATCCGCTGCATCGGCTCGACGACGTACAAGGAGTTCCGCAATCATTTCGAAAAGGACCGCGCCCTGCTCCGCCGGTTCCAGAAGATCGACGTGATCGAACCGAGCCTCGAGGATACGAAAAAGATCCTCGCCGGTCTGCGCAGCGCGTTCGAGGCACATCACCAAGTGCGTTATACGCAGGAAGCGATCAATGCTGCGGTCGACCTGTCGGCGCGCTACATCAACGACCGGAAATTGCCCGACAAGGCGATCGACGTGATCGACGAAGTCGGCGCGATGCAGATGCTGGTCGCCCCGTCGAAGCGCAAGAAGACGATCACCGCCAAGGAGATCGAGGCCGTGATCGCGACGATGGCGCGCATTCCGCCCAAGTCGGTGTCGACCGACGACAAGGCGACGCTCGCCAGCCTCGAAACCGACCTCAAGCGCGTCGTCTTCGGCCAGAATACCGCGATCGAGGTACTCTCGTCGGCGATCAAGCTGAGCCGTGCGGGCCTGCGCGATCCCGACAAGCCGATCGGCAACTATCTGTTCAGCGGCCCGACCGGCGTCGGCAAGACCGAGGTCGCCAAGCAGCTCGCGTCGATCATGGGCATCCCGCTCCAGCGTTTCGACATGTCCGAATATATGGAACGCCATTCGGTCAGCCGCCTGATCGGCGCGCCTCCGGGCTATGTCGGTTACGATCAGGGCGGCCTGCTCACCGATGCGATCGACCAGAACCCGCATTGCGTGCTGCTGCTCGACGAAATCGAAAAGGCGCATCCCGACCTGTTCAACATCTTGTTGCAGGTCATGGATCATGGCCGCCTGACCGATCATCACGGCAAGACGGTCGACTTCCGCAACGTCATCCTGATCATGACGACCAATGCGGGCGCGAGCGACATGGCGCGCGAGGGCATCGGTTTCGGTGCGTTCACGCGCGAGGATGTGCAGGAGGAAGCGGTGAAGAATCTCTTCACCCCCGAATTCCGCAACCGCCTCGATGCGATCGTGCCCTTCGGCTATCTGCCGCCCGAAGTGGTCGCGCGCGTCGTCGACAAGTTCATCCTGCAGCTCGAACTGCAGCTTGCCGACCGCAACGTCCACATCCAGCTCGACGATGCGGCGCGTGAATGGCTGACCGGCAAGGGCTATGACAAGCTCTATGGCGCGCGTCCGATGGGCCGCCTGATCCAGGAAAAGATCAAGCAGCCGCTCGCCGAGGAACTGCTCTTCGGCAAGCTGGTCCATGGCGGCGAGGTCAAGGTGAAGATGAAGACGGGCGAGGATGCCAAGGTCGGCAATCCGCTCACCTTCGAAATCACCCCCGCCGCGCCAAAGGCCGGCAAGGGCAAAGCCAAGGGCAAGGCCGAGAAGGCCGCGGAATAA
- a CDS encoding ATP-binding protein, producing the protein MKTSIDIGTDSTGQGVRIDVQELLATRLLVQGNSGSGKSHLLRRILEESAELVQQIVIDPEGDFVTLADAYSHVVINGGDYNEREIAAMGARIREHRASIILSLESLDIEAQMTCAAAFLNALFDAPREHWFPALVVVDEAQMFAPSVAGDVADNVRRASLSAMTNLMCRGRKRGLAGAIATQRLAKLAKNVAAEASNFLMGRTFLDIDMARAADLLGMERRQAEAIRDLERGHFLGLGPAISRRPIAVRIGSTQTSTRLGTHGLMPLPSAGGEDMRSMLFTELEAPAQPRFFAPEPEPVAASEVLERIAASEGLHEDLDAPPVLDILEAVEEAEQSDAVVIDTLQEMLADPDCAFQPESFLYQDFSVRCRMQKLKKVPLDLAAFRRRFALAKGGVFDPSEPRWREMLAVADRLPHDMFAPFLQIARAAMDGEPCPDDEILGRAYGSRSPGRIRRLVEYMEKQGVIVVRADFGGRRSIGIPELGLSTEAE; encoded by the coding sequence GTGAAGACCAGCATCGACATCGGGACCGACAGCACCGGGCAGGGCGTGCGCATCGACGTGCAGGAACTGCTCGCGACGCGCCTGCTCGTGCAGGGCAATTCGGGGTCGGGCAAGTCGCACCTTTTGCGCCGCATCCTCGAGGAAAGCGCCGAGCTGGTGCAGCAGATCGTGATCGATCCCGAGGGCGATTTCGTGACGCTTGCCGACGCGTACAGCCATGTCGTGATCAACGGCGGCGACTATAACGAGCGCGAGATCGCGGCGATGGGTGCGCGCATCCGCGAGCATCGCGCATCGATCATCCTCAGCCTGGAGTCGCTCGATATCGAGGCGCAGATGACTTGCGCCGCGGCGTTCCTGAACGCATTGTTCGATGCGCCGCGCGAGCATTGGTTCCCCGCGCTGGTCGTGGTCGACGAGGCGCAGATGTTCGCGCCGAGCGTCGCGGGCGACGTCGCCGACAATGTCCGCCGCGCGAGCCTGTCGGCGATGACGAACCTGATGTGCCGCGGGCGCAAGCGCGGCCTTGCCGGCGCGATCGCGACGCAGCGGCTGGCGAAGCTCGCGAAGAATGTCGCCGCCGAGGCGAGCAATTTCCTGATGGGGCGCACCTTCCTCGACATCGACATGGCGCGTGCCGCCGACCTGCTGGGCATGGAGCGGCGGCAGGCCGAGGCGATCCGAGACCTCGAACGCGGGCATTTCCTCGGGCTCGGCCCCGCCATCTCGCGGCGGCCGATCGCGGTGCGCATCGGGTCGACGCAGACCTCGACGCGGCTTGGCACGCACGGGCTGATGCCGCTGCCGTCGGCAGGGGGCGAGGATATGCGCTCGATGCTGTTCACCGAACTGGAAGCGCCCGCGCAGCCGCGTTTCTTTGCGCCCGAACCCGAGCCGGTCGCGGCGAGCGAAGTGCTGGAGCGGATCGCGGCAAGCGAGGGGCTGCACGAAGATCTCGATGCGCCGCCCGTGCTCGATATCCTCGAGGCGGTCGAGGAAGCCGAGCAGAGCGACGCGGTGGTGATCGACACGTTGCAGGAGATGCTGGCGGACCCCGATTGCGCGTTCCAGCCCGAATCCTTCCTCTATCAGGATTTTTCGGTGCGCTGCCGGATGCAGAAGCTGAAGAAGGTTCCGCTCGACCTCGCCGCCTTCCGTCGCCGCTTCGCGCTCGCCAAGGGCGGGGTGTTCGATCCGTCCGAGCCGCGCTGGCGCGAGATGCTCGCTGTTGCCGACCGGCTGCCGCACGACATGTTCGCGCCGTTCCTGCAGATCGCGCGCGCCGCGATGGACGGCGAACCCTGCCCCGACGACGAAATCCTCGGCCGCGCCTATGGCAGTCGCTCGCCGGGACGCATCCGGCGGCTGGTCGAATATATGGAAAAGCAGGGCGTTATCGTTGTCCGCGCCGATTTCGGCGGCCGGCGCTCGATCGGCATTCCCGAACTCGGACTCAGCACCGAAGCCGAATAA
- a CDS encoding peroxidase family protein encodes MPRHGVYPRDIVPPRSKYSDTGRFGRMFGELPPFAADTPDVRAALMEIGKAGGIMDAKDNLTKTPAELITNPALSAKNSDNPTLTAGFTFLGQFLDHDMTFDPTSSLERQVDPEQIANFRTPSLGLDNVYGAGPGGSPHLYDTGGGKGGKFLLEPTGTANKFDVPRNSQKVALIGDPRDDENLIISQLQVAFLKFHNQVVEYVKTKIKLTGSDEIFAEAQRIVRWHYQWIIVHEFLRKTCGDAVVDDVLTNGRKFYSWHNEPYIPVEFSVAAYRFGHSQVRPSYRANFTGNGGNPFFAMIFTPTPSDPNDPDDLSGGCRAPRRFVDWPTFFDFSDGNVRPNKKIDSTLSTSLFRLPGSVVPNPDPKSNPASLAQRNLLRHLTFSLPSGQRVARAMKLPELSKGDLSDLKPHGFDDRTPLWFYILREAQVTQNGERLGPVGARIVTEVFLGLLQGDKGSYLSQDPEWQPFLPTVDASKKGDDFRMIDLLRYAEVA; translated from the coding sequence ATGCCTCGTCACGGCGTATATCCGCGCGACATCGTTCCGCCGCGCTCCAAATATTCCGACACCGGCCGCTTTGGCCGCATGTTCGGCGAATTGCCGCCCTTTGCCGCCGATACCCCCGATGTGCGCGCCGCGCTGATGGAGATCGGGAAGGCCGGGGGCATCATGGATGCCAAGGACAATCTGACCAAGACCCCCGCCGAGTTGATCACCAACCCGGCGCTGTCGGCGAAGAATAGCGACAATCCAACGCTGACCGCGGGATTCACCTTCCTCGGCCAGTTCCTCGACCACGATATGACGTTCGACCCGACCTCCAGCCTCGAGCGGCAGGTCGATCCCGAACAGATCGCCAATTTCCGCACCCCCAGCCTCGGGCTCGACAATGTTTACGGTGCGGGGCCGGGCGGCAGTCCGCATCTGTACGATACGGGGGGCGGCAAGGGCGGCAAGTTCCTGCTGGAACCGACCGGCACCGCGAACAAGTTCGACGTGCCGCGCAACAGCCAGAAGGTCGCGCTGATCGGTGACCCGCGCGACGACGAAAATCTGATCATCAGCCAGCTTCAGGTCGCCTTCCTGAAGTTCCACAACCAGGTCGTCGAATATGTGAAGACCAAGATCAAGCTGACCGGATCGGACGAGATTTTCGCCGAGGCGCAGCGGATCGTGCGCTGGCATTATCAGTGGATCATCGTCCACGAATTCCTGCGCAAGACGTGCGGCGATGCGGTGGTCGACGATGTGCTGACCAACGGCCGCAAATTTTATAGCTGGCACAACGAGCCTTACATCCCGGTCGAATTTTCGGTCGCGGCCTACCGGTTCGGGCACAGTCAGGTGCGCCCGTCGTACCGCGCGAATTTCACCGGCAACGGGGGCAATCCCTTTTTCGCGATGATCTTTACGCCAACCCCGTCGGACCCGAACGACCCCGACGATCTGTCGGGCGGCTGCCGCGCGCCGCGGCGCTTTGTCGACTGGCCGACCTTCTTCGATTTCAGCGACGGCAATGTCCGGCCGAACAAGAAGATCGACTCCACCCTGTCGACGTCGCTGTTCCGCCTTCCGGGATCGGTGGTCCCCAACCCCGATCCGAAATCGAACCCGGCCTCGCTCGCACAGCGCAACCTGCTGCGCCACCTGACCTTCTCGCTGCCTTCGGGACAGCGGGTGGCGCGCGCGATGAAGCTGCCCGAATTGTCGAAGGGCGATTTGTCGGACCTGAAACCGCACGGCTTCGACGACCGGACGCCACTCTGGTTCTATATCTTGCGCGAGGCGCAGGTGACGCAGAACGGCGAGCGGCTGGGGCCGGTCGGCGCACGGATCGTCACCGAGGTGTTCCTTGGGTTACTGCAAGGCGACAAGGGATCCTATCTCTCGCAAGATCCCGAATGGCAGCCCTTCCTGCCGACGGTCGACGCATCGAAGAAGGGCGACGACTTCCGGATGATCGACCTGCTTCGTTACGCAGAGGTCGCGTAA
- a CDS encoding DUF1192 domain-containing protein, translating to MDDDDLPRRRDDVLAALTRQPLDPLSVDELGERIEILEAEIERVKAHRSAATSHKAVAEALFKKN from the coding sequence ATGGACGATGACGACCTTCCCCGCCGCCGCGACGATGTGCTCGCGGCGCTGACCAGACAGCCCCTCGATCCGCTGTCGGTCGACGAACTGGGCGAACGGATCGAAATTCTGGAAGCCGAAATCGAACGAGTAAAGGCGCATCGGAGCGCCGCGACCAGCCACAAGGCGGTCGCCGAAGCCTTGTTCAAAAAGAACTGA
- a CDS encoding NAD(P)H-quinone oxidoreductase produces MTAIAIREPGGPEVLQPETRPVPQPGAGELLIRVAAAGVNRPDVLQRMGYYPPPPGASELPGLEIAGTVAAIGPGGDPELLGQAVCALVAGGGYAEYCVAPVGSCLPVPKGFSMEEAAALPETVFTVWHNLFERGYVRDGETVLVHGGTSGIGTTAIGLCKLFDIKIIVTCGSADKCAAATALGADLAIDYSAEDYVEAVKAFTGGKGVNVVLDMVGGDYLPRNLACLDEDGRHVTIAFQRGMMVEIDIAHVMRRRLTLTGSTLRARSDDFKALLADEIHRTLWPRLAEGGWKPAMDQAFPLAHASAAHARMQAGEHVGKIVLTVG; encoded by the coding sequence ATGACCGCCATCGCCATTCGCGAGCCGGGCGGGCCCGAAGTCCTGCAGCCTGAAACGCGGCCGGTGCCGCAGCCCGGAGCCGGCGAACTGCTGATCCGCGTCGCGGCGGCAGGGGTGAACCGTCCCGACGTGCTGCAGCGCATGGGTTATTATCCGCCGCCGCCGGGCGCATCGGAGCTGCCGGGGCTGGAGATTGCGGGCACGGTCGCCGCGATCGGACCGGGCGGCGATCCCGAACTCCTTGGGCAGGCGGTGTGCGCGCTTGTCGCGGGCGGCGGCTATGCCGAATATTGCGTCGCGCCGGTCGGAAGCTGCCTGCCGGTACCGAAGGGCTTTTCTATGGAAGAGGCGGCGGCGCTGCCCGAAACGGTCTTCACCGTCTGGCATAATCTTTTCGAGCGCGGCTATGTGCGCGACGGCGAGACGGTGCTCGTCCATGGGGGCACCAGCGGCATCGGGACGACCGCGATCGGCCTTTGCAAGCTGTTCGACATCAAGATCATCGTGACCTGCGGCAGCGCGGACAAATGCGCCGCGGCGACTGCGCTCGGTGCCGATCTCGCGATCGACTATTCGGCCGAGGATTATGTCGAAGCAGTGAAGGCGTTTACCGGCGGCAAGGGCGTCAACGTCGTGCTCGACATGGTCGGCGGCGACTATCTGCCGCGCAACCTCGCCTGCCTCGACGAGGATGGGCGTCATGTCACGATCGCCTTCCAGCGCGGGATGATGGTCGAAATCGACATCGCGCATGTGATGCGCCGCCGGCTGACGCTGACCGGATCGACGCTTCGTGCGCGTAGCGACGACTTCAAGGCGCTGCTCGCCGACGAGATTCATCGCACACTCTGGCCGCGTCTCGCCGAAGGTGGGTGGAAGCCCGCGATGGATCAGGCCTTCCCGCTCGCCCATGCCAGCGCCGCGCACGCGCGGATGCAGGCGGGCGAACATGTGGGGAAGATCGTGCTGACGGTCGGGTGA
- a CDS encoding glutathione S-transferase family protein codes for MGDRPILHEYAASGNCYKIRLTAALLEYPIERREYDIMKGETRTPDFLAKVNANGRIPVLQVGDRFLPESNAACFWLADGTHLIPYDRFERADMLRWMFFEQYNHEPNVATLRFWMKWIGEANFTDFQRAQVPAKQAAGAAALKLMDEHLAAHDWLAGQDLSLADISLYAYTHVAEEGGMFALADYPAVQRWIARVEAEPGFVAMGA; via the coding sequence ATGGGCGACAGGCCGATCCTTCACGAATATGCCGCGAGCGGCAATTGCTACAAGATCCGCCTGACTGCTGCGCTGCTCGAATATCCGATCGAACGGCGCGAATATGATATTATGAAAGGCGAGACGCGGACGCCCGACTTCCTGGCCAAGGTCAACGCCAATGGCCGCATCCCGGTGCTGCAGGTTGGCGATCGCTTCCTTCCCGAGAGCAATGCCGCCTGTTTCTGGCTTGCCGATGGCACGCACCTGATCCCCTATGACCGGTTCGAGCGCGCCGACATGCTGCGCTGGATGTTCTTCGAGCAATATAATCACGAGCCGAATGTCGCGACGTTGCGCTTCTGGATGAAATGGATCGGTGAGGCGAATTTTACCGACTTCCAGCGCGCGCAGGTGCCGGCAAAACAAGCGGCGGGTGCGGCGGCGCTGAAGCTGATGGACGAGCATCTTGCGGCGCACGACTGGCTGGCGGGGCAGGACCTCTCGCTCGCCGATATATCGCTCTATGCCTACACGCATGTCGCCGAAGAGGGCGGGATGTTCGCGTTGGCCGACTATCCGGCGGTGCAGCGCTGGATCGCGCGGGTTGAGGCCGAGCCGGGTTTTGTGGCGATGGGGGCGTAG
- a CDS encoding DUF1013 domain-containing protein gives MPHATAAWLVDNTGLTFAQIAEYCGIHILEVQAIADETAATKYTGRDPVRAHELSMEEIDKGQKDPNYKLKMSKQAQDTIRRTRGPRYTPVSKRQDKPDGIAWILKNHPEVSDGAIGKLIGTTRNTIGAIRDRSHWNSANIVAKDPVTLGLCSQRELDALVAKAAKKAGIKAPEDSRFEGDREALLEELRAERTAAAEARAAEEAETDGEA, from the coding sequence ATGCCGCACGCGACCGCCGCCTGGCTGGTCGACAACACCGGCCTGACCTTTGCCCAGATCGCCGAATATTGCGGTATCCATATCCTTGAAGTGCAGGCGATCGCCGACGAGACCGCCGCGACCAAATATACCGGCCGCGACCCCGTCCGTGCGCACGAACTGTCGATGGAAGAGATCGACAAGGGCCAGAAGGATCCCAATTACAAGCTCAAGATGAGCAAGCAGGCGCAGGACACGATTCGTCGTACCCGCGGTCCGCGCTACACCCCGGTCAGCAAGCGTCAGGACAAGCCCGACGGCATCGCGTGGATCCTGAAGAACCACCCCGAAGTGTCGGATGGCGCGATCGGCAAGCTGATCGGCACCACACGCAACACCATCGGCGCGATCCGCGACCGCAGCCACTGGAACAGCGCGAACATCGTCGCCAAGGATCCGGTGACGCTCGGCCTCTGCTCGCAGCGCGAACTCGACGCGCTCGTCGCCAAGGCGGCAAAGAAGGCAGGCATCAAGGCCCCCGAAGACAGCCGTTTCGAAGGCGACCGCGAAGCGCTGCTCGAGGAACTGCGCGCCGAACGCACCGCGGCTGCCGAAGCGCGTGCCGCCGAGGAAGCCGAAACCGACGGCGAAGCCTGA
- a CDS encoding MBL fold metallo-hydrolase, translating to MAGTDEDNIPAASGSPDASLTQDDSFTATSHAGLTYPWGEAAPGPGETIRIANGISWARIPMPGSLGHINSWLLDDGDGVAVVDTGICLTMCSDAWKALYAGALKDKRITRVIGTHLHPDHIGLAGWIAKKQDVKLWMTRGEMLTARAIVADSSDTAPDEVLTQSRAAGWDEAAIETQRSRGWNMFQRMIFTLPRSYVRIEDGERLDMGGHQWRVVTGSGHSPEHACLWNEKEGVLVSGDQVLPRISSNVSVNITEPDADPLGEWLASIDKLLATVPADVVTCPAHGEPFKGLHVRLMALRDEHRMRLYNLAEAAAKAPMRAVDSFPLLFNRPIGEHNQGLATGEALAHLKRLEVEGRVKREDRDGVWWYHGIA from the coding sequence ATGGCGGGGACGGACGAGGATAATATTCCGGCGGCCAGCGGCTCGCCGGACGCCTCGTTGACCCAGGACGACAGCTTTACCGCGACGAGCCATGCGGGCCTGACCTATCCGTGGGGCGAGGCTGCGCCCGGACCGGGCGAGACGATCCGTATCGCCAACGGGATCAGCTGGGCGCGCATCCCGATGCCGGGGTCGCTCGGCCATATAAACAGCTGGCTTCTGGATGATGGCGACGGTGTTGCCGTGGTCGATACCGGCATCTGCCTGACGATGTGCTCGGACGCATGGAAGGCGCTCTACGCCGGCGCGCTGAAGGACAAGCGGATCACGCGCGTCATCGGCACGCACCTGCACCCCGACCATATCGGCCTCGCGGGCTGGATCGCGAAGAAGCAAGATGTGAAGCTGTGGATGACGCGCGGCGAGATGCTCACCGCGCGCGCGATCGTCGCCGATTCATCAGATACGGCACCCGACGAGGTGCTGACGCAGTCGCGCGCCGCAGGGTGGGATGAGGCCGCAATCGAGACGCAGCGCTCGCGCGGCTGGAACATGTTCCAGCGCATGATCTTCACGCTACCGCGTTCCTATGTGCGGATCGAGGATGGCGAACGGCTCGACATGGGCGGGCACCAGTGGCGCGTTGTCACCGGATCGGGGCACAGCCCCGAACATGCGTGTCTGTGGAACGAGAAAGAGGGCGTGCTCGTGTCGGGCGACCAGGTGCTGCCGCGGATCAGTTCGAACGTGTCGGTCAACATCACCGAACCCGATGCCGATCCGCTGGGCGAATGGCTGGCGTCGATCGACAAGCTGCTCGCGACCGTGCCCGCCGATGTCGTCACCTGTCCGGCGCATGGCGAGCCGTTCAAGGGGCTGCACGTCCGCCTGATGGCGCTGCGCGACGAACATCGCATGCGGCTCTACAATCTGGCCGAAGCCGCGGCGAAGGCACCGATGCGCGCGGTCGACAGCTTTCCTCTTCTCTTCAACCGCCCGATCGGCGAGCATAATCAGGGCCTCGCAACCGGTGAGGCGCTTGCGCATCTGAAGCGGCTCGAAGTCGAGGGCCGCGTGAAGCGCGAGGACCGTGATGGCGTGTGGTGGTATCACGGGATAGCGTGA
- a CDS encoding TraB/GumN family protein → MIRFGFWLGVAIAAMPIPVSASEPVLTDQANDEIVVTARRSGAPMWTIQTRTGVVILVGEIASVPKATPWRPERLEGATDRAQRVILGTKAKVSPGDILRLIFKGGGLTKLPKGRVAADYLNSDQMKRLRALETRFGQDYARSNFLMTAFDLLSKRLAFNKDSADDASDVVRKAARQSKIQTRPVGEVRGEDMLDNLFAAAPETHIPCLEAAMAAAEAGGDVVTDRGRAWTEFDVPAVMANPLEEALGRCWPWTNDSFGPELRQTWVAAIRDATVQPGATLAVVPLRILAEEEGVLDQLEAQGLPISGPAW, encoded by the coding sequence GTGATACGGTTCGGCTTCTGGTTGGGCGTCGCGATCGCCGCGATGCCGATCCCCGTTTCGGCAAGCGAGCCGGTGCTCACCGATCAGGCCAATGACGAAATCGTCGTCACCGCGCGCCGTTCGGGTGCGCCGATGTGGACGATCCAGACGCGCACCGGCGTCGTCATCCTCGTCGGCGAGATCGCGTCTGTGCCGAAAGCGACGCCATGGCGTCCGGAGCGGCTCGAAGGTGCGACCGACCGGGCACAGCGCGTCATTCTCGGCACCAAGGCGAAGGTATCGCCCGGCGATATCTTGCGGCTGATCTTCAAGGGTGGCGGACTCACCAAATTGCCCAAGGGCCGCGTCGCCGCCGATTATCTGAACAGCGATCAGATGAAGCGGCTTCGCGCGCTCGAAACGCGCTTCGGTCAGGATTATGCGCGCTCGAACTTCCTGATGACGGCCTTCGACCTGCTGTCGAAGCGCCTCGCCTTCAACAAGGACAGCGCCGACGACGCCTCCGATGTCGTGCGCAAGGCGGCGCGGCAATCGAAGATCCAGACCCGGCCGGTCGGCGAAGTACGCGGCGAGGATATGCTCGACAATCTGTTCGCCGCGGCGCCCGAGACGCATATCCCTTGTCTCGAAGCCGCGATGGCGGCGGCTGAGGCGGGCGGCGATGTCGTGACCGACCGCGGCCGCGCCTGGACCGAATTCGACGTGCCCGCGGTGATGGCGAACCCGCTCGAAGAGGCGCTTGGGCGTTGCTGGCCGTGGACGAACGACAGCTTCGGCCCCGAGCTGCGCCAGACATGGGTCGCGGCGATCCGCGACGCGACGGTGCAACCCGGCGCCACGCTGGCGGTCGTTCCTCTGCGCATCCTTGCCGAAGAGGAGGGCGTGCTCGACCAGCTCGAGGCGCAAGGCCTGCCGATCAGCGGGCCTGCCTGGTAG